From a region of the Melospiza georgiana isolate bMelGeo1 chromosome 23, bMelGeo1.pri, whole genome shotgun sequence genome:
- the MLN gene encoding promotilin, with protein MVSRKVVASLLLVSLLSVLAEQTQGFMPFFTQSDFQKMQEKERNKAGQKKSLSSLQQLEEEGFSEQSGGDVNAAKTLQQALPVRAWLTPRQLEKYQDVLEKLLAELLQDTPDAD; from the exons ATGGTTTCGAGGAAGGTGGTGGCCAGTttgctgctggtgtccctgctgtccgTGCTGGCTGAGCAGACCCAAGGCTTCATGCCCTTTTTCACCCAGAGTGACTTCCAGAAAATGCAG gaaaaggagaggaacaAGGCAGGGCAGAAGAAATCCCTGAGCtcgctgcagcagctggaggaggaaggtttctctgagcaatctggtgGGGATGTCAATGCAGCCAAGACCCTCCAG CAAGCCCTTCCTGTCAGAGCTTGGCTCACCCCAAGGCAGCTGGAAAAATACCAAGATGTCCTGGAGAaactgctggcagagctgttaCAGGACACCCCAGATG CTGACTGA
- the LOC131092804 gene encoding green-sensitive opsin, whose product MNGTEGINFYVPMSNKTGVVRSPFEYPQYYLAEPWKYRLVCCYIFFLISTGFPINFLTLLVTFKHKKLRQPLNYILVNLAVADLCMACFGFTVTFYTAWNGYFVFGPIGCAVEGFFATLGGQVALWSLVVLAIERYIVICKPMGNFRFSASHAMMGIAFTWVMAISCAAPPLFGWSRYIPEGMQCSCGPDYYTHNPDFHNESYVLYMFVIHFIIPVVIIFFSYGRLVCKVREAAAQQQESATTQKAEKEVTRMVILMVLGFMLAWTPYAVVAFWIFTNKGADFTATLMAVPAFFSKSSSLYNPIIYVLMNKQFRNCMITTICCGKNPFGDEETSSTVSQSKTEVSSVSSSQVSPA is encoded by the exons ATGAACGGGACGGAGGGGATCAATTTCTACGTGCCTATGTCCAACAAGACCGGGGTGGTGCGGAGCCCCTTCGAGTACCCGCAGTACTACCTGGCCGAGCCCTGGAAATACCGCCTCGTGTGCTGCTACATCTTCTTCCTCATCTCCACCGGCTTCCCCATCAACTTCCTCACCCTCCTGGTCACCTTCAAGCACAAGAAGCTCCGGCAGCCCCTCAACTACATCCTGGTCAACCTGGCGGTGGCTGACCTGTGCATGGCCTGCTTTGGTTTCACCGTCACCTTCTACACCGCCTGGAACGGCTACTTTGTGTTCGGCCCCATTGGCTGCGCCGTGGAAGGATTCTTTGCCACGCTGGGAG gccagGTCGCCCTGTGGTCGCTGGTTGTCCTGGCCATCGAGCGCTACATCGTCATCTGCAAGCCCATGGGCAATTTCCGCTTCTCCGCCAGCCACGCCATGATGGGCATCGCCTTCACCTGGGTCATGGCCATTTCCTGCGCCGCCCCGCCGCTCTTCGGCTGGTCCAG GTACATCCCGGAGGGGATGCAGTGCTCCTGCGGGCCCGACTACTACACCCACAACCCCGACTTCCACAATGAGTCCTACGTGCTCTACATGTTCGTCATCCACTTCATCATCCCCGTCGTCATCATCTTCTTCTCCTACGGGCGCCTCGTTTGCAAAGTCCGCGAG gcagctgcccagcagcaggaatcgGCCACGACCCAGAAGGCGGAGAAGGAGGTGACGCGGATGGTGATCCTGATGGTGCTGGGCTTCATGCTGGCCTGGACGCCCTACGCCGTGGTGGCGTTCTGGATCTTCACCAACAAGGGCGCCGACTTCACGGCCACGCTGATGGCAGTGCCTGCCTTCTTCTCCAAGAGCTCCTCCCTCTACAACCCCATCATCTACGTGCTCATGAACAAACAG tTCCGTAACTGCATGATCACCACAATCTGCTGCGGCAAGAACCCCTTTGGGGATGAAGAGACCTCCTCCACCGTATCCCAGAGCAAGACCGAGGTCTCCTCCGTCTCCTCCAGCCAAGTATCACCTGCATAG